GATCGGCGGAAGGATATGGAGCGTCGCAACCTTTTTTTTACTGAAAAGCGAGCGCAGCTTCGATGGCGCGGAAAAGGTGATAAACATCGGAACGACGGGTACGTTGTTTGCCGAAGCGATGTGGAACATGCCGGTGTGCAAAGGGCGAGGTTTTTCGTAGCGCAGCCACAGCGACTGCTCCGGATAGCCGAGTACGGCGCAGCCCTTTTCGAGCAAAAGAGAAAGCGTCTTTTGCAGCTCGTTCATCGCTTTTACATTTCCGCTGAACGGCAGCGTTCCCGCCCCGCGCATGATAGTTCCGATAGGTCCTTTCATATTGTTAAATTCCGCAACCGTGATATACAGCGTATGACCGAAAACCGCCCGCCGCACGATCATATTGTCGAGCGAATGCACGTGATTGCATACGGCGACAA
This Treponema socranskii subsp. buccale DNA region includes the following protein-coding sequences:
- a CDS encoding lysophospholipid acyltransferase family protein; this encodes MTDIGGIKGDTQREIQNRIRALEKKGEFDGNVQPIDYDAMIRVTDDYVFLPRTLSFFLWRVFIRTAAAVLGPVLTKFVLGARVEGRKNLRGVKGFVAVCNHVHSLDNMIVRRAVFGHTLYITVAEFNNMKGPIGTIMRGAGTLPFSGNVKAMNELQKTLSLLLEKGCAVLGYPEQSLWLRYEKPRPLHTGMFHIASANNVPVVPMFITFSAPSKLRSLFSKKKVATLHILPPIRPDENLSRKANAAFLADKAAKAWRSCYASVYGRESDIRSNPC